TATTCCAACCGCATCACCGGCTTTTGCCCCTTTTATTTTTTCGTGCTCCATCTCCATTGAATCAACAGCTTGCTCAAAATCAGTAGCTTCTCCTCCAACAATCCGAACAGTATCCCCTACTGAAAGCTTGCCTGATAATTCAATAACCGCTACCCCAATTTTTGAAAAATAATGGGCAACCTTTCCAATTAATTTCCCCTCTTCTTTAGGAAGATCTTCTGGCATATTTTACAATTTAATTATTTAAACAATAAATCTCTCGACCTTTCTTTCATTGTAGCAAACTAAAAATGGGAATTCAATAATTCCCATCTTTAGTGAGGGGGACCGATCCAACAAACTTGGCCTATTCTTCAAAGCTGGGTTTGGACCTAGCCAGGGATATCCGTTAAACCTCCTTCATTAAATCTGGTGTCCTTAAGGAATTTTATCCCGCACCCCCTCACTTCCAATATTAATAAACCAAGAGAGACTGTCAAGCCTTTTTTATCACCAAATTATCCACACCTTATCAACAAAATAAAAGTGCCCTTGGGAAGAATCGAACTTCCATCTAGACGTTAGGAATGTCTTGTTCTATCCGTTGAACTACAAGGGCAAATTTAGATAATTTATTTTAGCAAGTTTTCCACTTGCTGACAAGGATTTCTATGATAAAATAAACTATTATGAAAAACGCTTCACCAATTGTTGAAATTGCAAAAAAGGTCTGTCCAGCAGTAATAACTATTGTAATTTCCAAAGACCTTCCAAAAATAGAAGGCTTCTATTTAATGCCCTTTGGCGGCAGAGGAATTATTATGCCAAAATTCAAAAAAGGAAAAAAAGAGCCAACAAAAATAGGAGGAGGGTCTGGCTTTATTATTTCCGCTGATGGTTATGTCATAACTTCCAGGCATGTTGTTGCTGACCTCGAAGCTGACTATACTGTTATTTTAGAGCCAAAGAAAAAATATCCAGCTAAAGTTCTGGCTCGCGATCCGATTAATGACATTGCTGTTTTAAAAATAAAAGATAAAAAGCTTCCTTATTTAGAATTAGGCGATTCAAATAAAATTGAACTCGGAGAAGAAGTAGTTGCTATTGGAAATGCTTTGGGGGAGTTTCACGATACCCTAAGCTCGGGGATTGTTTCTGGATTGTCGCGATATATTCAAGCAACCGACCGACTCACCCGCCAAGCAGAAAGATTAAGGGGCCTTATTCAAACTGATGCTGCTATCAATCCAGGGAATTCTGGAGGACCTTTAGTAGATATGGGAGGGAAAGCTATTGGTGTTAATACTGCTATGGTAATGGGAGCTCAAAATATTGGCTTTGCTATCCCAATTAACTATGCTAAAAAGGACCTGGAAGAAGTTAAAAAATATGGAAAGATAAGAATTCCATTTTTAGGAGTGAAATATGTTCTCCTAACAAAAGAAATAGCCGAAAAAAATAAGCTACCGGTAAATTATGGAGCTTTGATAGTCAGAGAGACCTTAGGGGAATCAGCCGTAGTCAAAGGGTCAGCTGCTGAAAAAGCTGGGCTTAGAGAATTTGATATAATTTTGCAAGCCAGAGGCAAAAAAATTACCACTGAAAACCCTTTATCAAATATCTTGCAAAAGTGCCAAATTGGAGAAGAAATTGAACTAAAAATTTTAAGAGAGAAGAAAGAAATGACTGTGAAGGTCATCCTTGAAGAAAGAAAATAATACTACGAGAACAGTTCTCGTAGTATTATTCTTGTTAAGAATCATAATTATCAACGAGGCCCGTCCTCGTTGATTTTTAACTCCATCACTTCAAATCTTATGGTCATTAATTGATAAAACTGATAAAAAATCATTGCTCCTACCGAACCGGCAACCAAAAGAAGAATAATAATTCCTGTGAGGGTAGAAATCCTTATATTTAAAAAATCAAACATAATGAAAAATTGTGCATGCCCTTATTTTTTGGGTGGCTAGTCGGATTCGAACCGGCGACGGCTCTTCCACAAAGAGCAGTGTTACCGCTACACCATAGCCACCACATGTGCCCCCGAGAGGAGTCGAACCCCTATCGCAAGTTTAGAAAACTCGCGTTCTATCCGTTGAACTACGGGGGCATACATAACATTATACCTGAAATAAAGTATTCAGTCAACTTCTGGGAAAGGCACTGATTCTAAAAACGGATTAGGATATTCTTTAAAATCAGCCTCTTGGGATATTCTCTCGTGTTCCTGCCAAACCCCCAAAACTTCCTGATAGGCCCCTTCTTTTAATAGGACGAATCTATCTAAAGCTTCAGGTTCTACTTTCTGGGCTAAGATACTATATTTATAAAATAGAAATCCTCCAAAAATCAGAGACAGAAGAAAAAGAAACAAACAAGCCAGAAAAGCGTGTTGAGCTATACTCAGAGATAATTTCTCCAAAAATTTTTTAAATTTTTTAATCCCTATCTTCATAATCACTTAGTATAAACTTTTATTACTAAAGTAATGCTAACACCTTGGGCTGATTTTTCTACAGTTAAATTTTGAATTTCAATTAGATAAGGGCTTGTTTCCGTTTTTTCAAGAAATTTTAAAAAATTGGGGAAAGAGCCAATTAAGCTTAGGCGAAATCCTATGGAATTCCAGGGGTCAGTTTCAGCTGCCTCCAGGAAGACAGGCGAAATCTCAATTGAAAGTTCAGAATCTCCTGCTTCTTTTTCCCAAAATTTAATTAAATCAATTGGAATCTCCGGGTCAACAAAAAGCTGGTTGATTTTTTCTAAATCTGGCTCTAGTCCTTTATAAATCTCTTTAAATTGTTCAAACTTTCCAGCCTCTTCCTTAGATAAAATTAATTCTTTTTTCGCTGCAATAAGTTCTTCAGAGCTTTTCTCAATTCCTTTAAATAGAGGACGTATTATAAAACCAACTATAGATATGGTTGCTACCCCAAAAATTACTGAAAATATAATTATTTTTTTCTTTGGGGACATAAGTCTAGATATTTACTTTGAAGCTTGTAAAAAAGTTAATATCAGTTGGTTCAACCCAATTTGCCGGTGGAAAGGAAATCTCTTTAAAATTACTCTCTTTTTCAAGGTTTTCCTTAAATTCAAATAAAGTTTCTCTGGTTGAAACAAAACCAGAAAGAGAAACCCTAACATTACCTTTTTCTTCGTCAGGAGAAAAAACAGCAGAAAGATTATTTAAGTAAGTTTCCGAAGGCAGAGTTTGGGAAATTTTTTCTAAAATCTGAGAAAAATAAATTTTTTGTTGGTAAAAAGAATTTAATTTTGTTAGGGTTAAATTGACTGAACTAATTTTTTTTCGAAGATCTTGAATTTCAGACTGCTCAAATTCTTTTTCGGCTTCAACTAAAAAAGCTTTTTGAGATTCAACTTGGCTCCGAAGATAAATTTTAATTGAAAACAAAATCAAAATTAAACAAACAAGAAAAAACAAAACTAAAGCCCAAAGAATTATTACTATTTTCTTTTTCTTTTCTAATAAAAGTTTTCCTTTTTCTACTGGCGGAAGTAGATTAATCATAAACTTATTAAGTGAAGCCCGACTTCACTTATCATTTATGCCTCTCAGTGCTAAACCCAAAGCAGTGGTATAGCCGAGTGATTCTTCAAACGCTAGTTCCGGCACTTGTTTTAAGGGCTCTGGCAAAATATTTATCCAAGGGTTACCAAGCTCAACTGGGATTTCAAGTTCAGAAGAAATAAAATCAGTTAATCCTTTAAGATTAGCTCCTCTACCGCAAAGAAGAATTTTCTTTATTTCTTCACCATCGGGAGGAAGATGTTCACGGCTGCTATGAGTATGATAATAACTAATATATTTTTTAATTTGCTTGACTAAATTGGTTAGAACAGGAGTTATTACTTCGGAAATTTTTTTATTTTTAACAGTTTTTTTTAGCGGCCGCAAACCATATTTTAATTTCAATTTTTCAGCTCCAGCTAAATTTACCCCCAGAGTTCGAGAAATAGTTTCAGTCAGCTTCTGGGAAGAAACAGGGACTGAAGAGGTAAAACGCAAAGAATAACCAGAAAAAATAATAAAACTAGTCCTACTTTTCCCAAAATCAATTATAAATAGAGGGAAAGGACTAACTCCATTTTTTATTAAAGCTCGGCTAATAGACTGAGATTCAACCTCCAGAA
This sequence is a window from Patescibacteria group bacterium. Protein-coding genes within it:
- a CDS encoding trypsin-like peptidase domain-containing protein; protein product: MKNASPIVEIAKKVCPAVITIVISKDLPKIEGFYLMPFGGRGIIMPKFKKGKKEPTKIGGGSGFIISADGYVITSRHVVADLEADYTVILEPKKKYPAKVLARDPINDIAVLKIKDKKLPYLELGDSNKIELGEEVVAIGNALGEFHDTLSSGIVSGLSRYIQATDRLTRQAERLRGLIQTDAAINPGNSGGPLVDMGGKAIGVNTAMVMGAQNIGFAIPINYAKKDLEEVKKYGKIRIPFLGVKYVLLTKEIAEKNKLPVNYGALIVRETLGESAVVKGSAAEKAGLREFDIILQARGKKITTENPLSNILQKCQIGEEIELKILREKKEMTVKVILEERK
- the pilM gene encoding type IV pilus assembly protein PilM, giving the protein MLEFLSLKPESFGLDFSDLSLKIVKLKKKGKFLALASWGEVKIKPGIIEEGEIKNETALIEIIKEGLNKVKGEKLRTRNVVASLPEKKAFLQVIQMPKMKEEELKTAVLFEAENYIPLPVEKVYLDFQLVAPVHDNLDHLDILIAALPKKTVDPYLSCLKKAGLLPQVLEVESQSISRALIKNGVSPFPLFIIDFGKSRTSFIIFSGYSLRFTSSVPVSSQKLTETISRTLGVNLAGAEKLKLKYGLRPLKKTVKNKKISEVITPVLTNLVKQIKKYISYYHTHSSREHLPPDGEEIKKILLCGRGANLKGLTDFISSELEIPVELGNPWINILPEPLKQVPELAFEESLGYTTALGLALRGINDK